The Thermacetogenium phaeum DSM 12270 genome segment AGCACGTGGACCCGGAAGCCCTGGCCCGGTCGGTGACCGGTGCGTTGAAAGGCATCAACGGCACAAACATCCCCCTGGTGATAGGAAGACAGTGTGCTCCGGACCTGGAAAAGCTGGCCGGCGAGCTCGGCGCCCGGGTGATCCGGGCGGGTAACTGCATCGAAATGCTCCTGGGGGATCTGCTTGCCGAGTATGATGCCGAGGCCAAAACCTTTTATATCACGGGCGGCTGGCTGGAGAACTGGCGCAAGATATTCGTCGATGGACTCAAATGGGACGAGATTGACGCCCGCCAGAACTTCGGCTTTTATGACCGCATCCTGCTCCTCGATACCGGTCTGACACCTATCGATGACGAAAAAATACTCGAGTTCTACGATTACACCCAGGTCCCCATCGAAATCAGGCCGGTCAAACTGGACAACTTTCGCAAGCTGCTGGAGGAAATTATTGACGGGTGATGTCTGGATGAAAAAAATCAGGTGTATGAAAGATCTGGCCGTATTTTCAACCCTGGATTTTCTCGAACGGGAGAAAATCGGGGCACTGGCCGGGAAAAGGATCTACCGGAAAAACGAATACATCTTCTGCGAGGGGGATCCCGCCGACACCATCTACCTGGTCAAGTCCGGCCGCGTCAGGCTGTTCAAGGTCTCCCTGACCGGCAAGGAAATCACCCTCGACATCCTCAAAGAGGACGACCTCTTCGGCGAGAACACCTTCTTCGAAGACGCCCGCCATACCTTCAACGCCCAGGCCATGGAGGACACCTTCATCTGTTCCTGCAGCCGGGAAAGCTTTGCACTATTGCTCCAGAACCCTAAAACCTCGCTGAAAATAATCCAGCTGCTGGGGAAGAAATTAAGCCATTACACAGAACAGGTGGCCAGCATCGCCTTCCGTGACGTCAAGGGAAGGATATCGGCGGCACTGCTGAGGCTGGCAGAGGAATACGGGAAACCTGCTCCGGAGGGAACCGCTATAGATATCGAACTGACCCACCAGGATCTCGCCAACCTGGTGAACGCTTCGAGGGTAATGGTGACCAATGTCCTGAGCAGTCTGAGAGAAGAAGGAGCGATCGCCGCCAGGGGCCACCGCCTGATCCTGATCAACCGGGAAAAGCTCGTCCGGGCCGCCGAGGCCTTTTGAGATGGCAAAATGAAATCGGTAAATAGGAACGGCAGCCGGGCGCCCCGGCGGCAGGAACAAGGGGAAGGAAACATGCAGGTGGTGCAAA includes the following:
- a CDS encoding DUF1638 domain-containing protein, which translates into the protein MIVCCGILQKEIEHLMQGREEILYLDAGQHVDPEALARSVTGALKGINGTNIPLVIGRQCAPDLEKLAGELGARVIRAGNCIEMLLGDLLAEYDAEAKTFYITGGWLENWRKIFVDGLKWDEIDARQNFGFYDRILLLDTGLTPIDDEKILEFYDYTQVPIEIRPVKLDNFRKLLEEIIDG
- a CDS encoding Crp/Fnr family transcriptional regulator codes for the protein MKKIRCMKDLAVFSTLDFLEREKIGALAGKRIYRKNEYIFCEGDPADTIYLVKSGRVRLFKVSLTGKEITLDILKEDDLFGENTFFEDARHTFNAQAMEDTFICSCSRESFALLLQNPKTSLKIIQLLGKKLSHYTEQVASIAFRDVKGRISAALLRLAEEYGKPAPEGTAIDIELTHQDLANLVNASRVMVTNVLSSLREEGAIAARGHRLILINREKLVRAAEAF